The Saprospiraceae bacterium genome includes the window TACAACCCGACTTAAAAGTCCAAAACCACTTATATATCGTAGGTTTATTGGGAAAAAAATGTCTTATTGCTTTTTTTTGCATCAAACCCGATGACCATGTTGTTTCATTTTAGCCAATATAGTAGTTTATTATTACTTGGATTTCTGCATGGAATGATCTTCTTTTTCCTTTTGCTCTGGAGGGGGTTCCAGGAAGATAGAACTGCTGACAAGTTGTTGGCTGTATTATTGCTGATCTGTTGTTTACATATCTCTCAATATATGCTGGGATTTGGTGGTTGGTATGACAGTAGAGACTTTCATTCTACCTTCATGTTTTACTTCCCTTTTCACCATATTTTGTTACTTGGCCCCATTATCTATTTCTATTTTCTAAGTTTATCAAACACCCACTTCAAACTCACCCTCCAACATTGGAAGCATTTTATTCCTGGTGGCATCATGTTATTCGTCTTTGTATTGATGTTTAGTTGGGACCTGGTCATTCAACACTGGATACTCGGGCATCAAATGCCCTTCCACTATGGAACCCAAGGAGCTTTTTCAACCTATTACCAACAACACCTGGCAGGCATTTTCCAAGATTTAGGCTATACTTCCTTGATCGTCTACCTTTATTTAACCATATCGATTTACCGAAATTACAGAGATTATATCAATGAGCATTTTTCCAATACCGAAGAAATCGAATTTAGTTGGTTAAGGAATGTACTTTATGCAAATATTCTGATCATTGCCTTCGGTTTTTCTATAGATATTATTGATCAGTACATCCATAACCTTAATTATGATCAATACTGGGTGGTTTATTTTGGAGTCGTCATATTCATTTAT containing:
- a CDS encoding AraC family transcriptional regulator; the protein is MLFHFSQYSSLLLLGFLHGMIFFFLLLWRGFQEDRTADKLLAVLLLICCLHISQYMLGFGGWYDSRDFHSTFMFYFPFHHILLLGPIIYFYFLSLSNTHFKLTLQHWKHFIPGGIMLFVFVLMFSWDLVIQHWILGHQMPFHYGTQGAFSTYYQQHLAGIFQDLGYTSLIVYLYLTISIYRNYRDYINEHFSNTEEIEFSWLRNVLYANILIIAFGFSIDIIDQYIHNLNYDQYWVVYFGVVIFIYFISISGYIGTKKIPAQLKFIPNAVERPTAEDLQADTTPLNPWKEKINSLMAAEVFLDPSLCLQDLAAQLQTNPSLLSKVINSGFGMNFNDFINSHRVVAVKIKLQQGVHEQLTLTSIAYDCGFNSKATFNRAFKKFTGKSPRDYLLQLEKEALILANK